A single region of the Candidatus Hydrogenedentota bacterium genome encodes:
- a CDS encoding SRPBCC domain-containing protein — protein MEVLELAVDIEQHVDINRPIADVFNGLIRQFTEKMVYPDGRSMNFKLEAKPGGRWYRDLGNDTGHLWGHVQVIKPPTILEISGPMFMSYPTVNHIEVRLTEEDGKTRLTLRHRAIGMIEEQHRTGMADGWKQMLDQLKCDSEK, from the coding sequence ATGGAAGTCTTGGAATTGGCCGTCGATATCGAACAGCACGTTGACATCAACCGTCCCATCGCCGATGTGTTCAATGGCCTGATTCGTCAGTTCACCGAGAAGATGGTCTACCCCGACGGACGCTCGATGAACTTCAAACTCGAAGCGAAACCCGGCGGGCGCTGGTATCGGGACCTCGGCAACGACACCGGCCACCTGTGGGGCCACGTGCAGGTGATCAAGCCGCCGACGATTCTTGAAATCTCCGGCCCGATGTTCATGTCGTACCCAACAGTCAATCACATCGAAGTGCGGCTGACGGAAGAAGACGGCAAGACGCGCCTCACGCTGCGCCACCGTGCCATCGGCATGATCGAAGAACAACACCGGACCGGAATGGCGGACGGATGGAAACAAATGCTCGACCAATTGAAGTGCGATTCGGAGAAATAG
- the gmk gene encoding guanylate kinase, producing the protein MFVVSAPSGAGKHTILKRTLAADPSLTYSVSATTRKPRAGEQDGREYYFLDRAEFERRVGAGEFAEWAEVHGNLYGTLRSELDRIVASGKDALLELDVQGMRNVRRMGIDAVTVFIMAPSFEELEQRLRARGTDSDEVIAVRLKNAREEVAAKDEFDHVIVNVDIREAVAELGAIIRAAREGAGRAETEESSQT; encoded by the coding sequence ATATTCGTGGTGTCGGCGCCATCGGGTGCGGGCAAGCACACGATCCTCAAACGGACGCTTGCGGCAGACCCGAGCCTGACGTATTCGGTTTCCGCGACGACGCGCAAACCGCGCGCGGGCGAGCAGGACGGACGCGAGTACTATTTTCTCGATCGCGCGGAATTCGAGCGGCGCGTGGGCGCGGGCGAGTTCGCGGAGTGGGCGGAAGTCCACGGCAACCTGTACGGCACGTTGCGGAGCGAACTGGACCGAATCGTTGCGTCTGGCAAAGACGCGCTGCTCGAGCTTGACGTGCAGGGCATGCGCAATGTCCGGCGGATGGGCATTGACGCGGTGACGGTGTTCATCATGGCGCCGTCGTTCGAGGAGCTTGAGCAACGGCTTCGCGCGCGCGGCACGGACAGCGACGAAGTGATCGCCGTGCGATTGAAAAATGCGCGCGAAGAAGTTGCCGCGAAAGACGAATTCGATCACGTGATTGTGAACGTGGACATACGAGAGGCGGTGGCCGAATTGGGGGCCATCATCAGGGCCGCGCGCGAAGGCGCGGGCCGCGCAGAGACAGAGGAGAGCAGTCAGACATGA
- a CDS encoding MFS transporter: MKFDSARYVFWLCWGATTCIAIAANLPPVFFTTFSEAFGGAAGLTDEQIGRIPAVVFGGFVVGIAVASPFADAWGAKVFVVSGLVSLVAGLGLLGCANAYLVLLAAVFLLGLGAGLMEVVLSPVVAALEPRRRATLLNWLHAAFSFGAVGTVLIGSAALHVGVSWRAATIALIAVPAVILVGFAAVRTLPLVHEEGAHEPVRQLVRHRFLWVAVVLIALGGGTELGVAQWLPAYAERSLGFTKASSAMVLAAFSVAMFAGRVVSGHWLARVTAERMMLAFCTGCVVLVLMASFAPARAMALAACIALGFGVSCFWPTSLSLASNRYPGGGASMFGMLSAVGNAGCMVVPWCVGFIAERTTLNVGIASIAVCPAAMAVILTVLMTRRNQS, translated from the coding sequence GTGAAGTTCGATTCGGCGCGGTATGTGTTTTGGTTGTGTTGGGGGGCGACGACGTGTATTGCGATTGCGGCGAACCTCCCGCCGGTGTTTTTCACGACGTTCAGCGAAGCATTCGGCGGCGCCGCGGGATTGACGGACGAGCAGATTGGCCGCATACCCGCGGTAGTGTTTGGCGGGTTTGTCGTTGGAATTGCGGTGGCGAGCCCGTTTGCGGACGCCTGGGGCGCCAAAGTGTTTGTGGTCTCGGGCCTGGTGTCGCTGGTTGCGGGACTGGGTCTGTTGGGATGCGCGAACGCGTACTTGGTACTGCTGGCCGCCGTGTTCTTGCTGGGCCTTGGCGCGGGACTGATGGAAGTGGTGTTAAGCCCCGTCGTGGCTGCGCTCGAACCGCGCCGACGCGCAACGCTGCTCAACTGGTTGCACGCGGCGTTTTCGTTTGGCGCGGTAGGGACAGTCTTGATTGGGTCGGCGGCGCTTCACGTCGGCGTTTCGTGGCGCGCGGCGACGATCGCGCTGATCGCGGTACCCGCGGTCATTCTTGTTGGGTTCGCGGCGGTGCGCACGTTGCCGCTGGTACACGAGGAAGGCGCGCACGAACCGGTGCGGCAATTGGTGCGCCACCGGTTCTTGTGGGTGGCCGTCGTGTTGATTGCGCTGGGCGGCGGCACGGAGTTGGGCGTTGCGCAATGGTTGCCCGCGTATGCGGAGCGCAGTCTCGGCTTTACGAAGGCGTCGTCGGCGATGGTCCTTGCGGCGTTTTCGGTGGCGATGTTTGCGGGCCGCGTGGTATCGGGACATTGGCTCGCGCGCGTTACGGCCGAGCGCATGATGCTCGCGTTCTGCACGGGGTGCGTGGTGTTGGTGCTGATGGCGAGTTTTGCGCCGGCGCGCGCAATGGCATTGGCGGCGTGCATTGCGCTGGGCTTCGGCGTGAGTTGTTTCTGGCCGACGTCGCTGAGCCTGGCGAGCAACCGGTATCCCGGCGGTGGCGCGTCGATGTTTGGGATGTTGTCGGCGGTAGGAAACGCGGGCTGCATGGTCGTGCCGTGGTGCGTTGGATTCATCGCAGAGCGGACCACGTTGAATGTGGGCATTGCGTCGATCGCGGTATGCCCCGCGGCGATGGCGGTAATTCTGACGGTTTTGATGACGAGGAGGAATCAATCGTGA
- the coaBC gene encoding bifunctional phosphopantothenoylcysteine decarboxylase/phosphopantothenate--cysteine ligase CoaBC, with product MKRIFSNREIVLGVTGSIAAYKACELASRLTEYGAKVTPVLTKSACELVGPATFEAVCGRRAITHMFEPLQNPEVEHIAVALKAHLYLIAPATANFIAKAAHGIADDWLTTTLLATRAPILVAPAMNTNMFEHPATQENIQTLRRRGVHFIGPDAGRLACKTVGPGRLIDPARIVEACVPLVSDRRDLDGVRIVMTSGGTHEPIDPVRYIGNRSSGKMGRALAIEALARGASVTVITGPCDVPLPEGALVIPVESAAQMAEAVVNLAQDADVFIGAAAVADYRVENPSDSKRKKTGRKFELSLVENPDVLGLVGAVKRAKQILVGFAAETDDLLANAAAKLKKKQLDLIVANEVNTDVSGFGKDTSKAALIGSDGVVQELPLLTKEEVAERILDRVAALAAKA from the coding sequence ATGAAGAGGATTTTCTCGAATAGGGAAATCGTACTGGGCGTGACGGGGTCCATTGCGGCGTATAAGGCCTGCGAACTCGCGTCACGTCTGACGGAGTACGGCGCGAAGGTGACGCCCGTGCTCACGAAATCGGCGTGCGAGCTGGTTGGCCCAGCGACGTTCGAGGCGGTCTGCGGGCGGCGCGCGATCACGCATATGTTCGAGCCGCTGCAAAACCCGGAGGTCGAGCATATCGCGGTCGCGCTGAAGGCGCACTTGTATCTCATCGCGCCGGCGACGGCTAACTTCATTGCGAAGGCCGCGCATGGGATCGCCGACGACTGGCTCACTACGACGTTGCTGGCGACGCGCGCGCCGATACTCGTCGCCCCCGCAATGAACACCAACATGTTCGAGCATCCCGCAACGCAGGAAAACATCCAGACATTGCGCAGGCGTGGCGTGCATTTTATCGGGCCCGATGCGGGGCGCCTTGCGTGCAAAACCGTCGGGCCGGGTCGGCTGATCGATCCGGCGCGAATTGTCGAGGCCTGCGTGCCGCTCGTAAGTGACCGGCGCGACCTCGACGGCGTTCGAATCGTCATGACCAGCGGCGGCACGCACGAGCCGATCGATCCGGTGCGGTACATCGGCAACCGTTCGTCGGGGAAGATGGGGCGCGCGCTTGCGATCGAGGCGTTGGCGCGGGGTGCGAGCGTCACGGTAATTACCGGGCCCTGCGATGTGCCGTTGCCCGAGGGCGCACTCGTCATTCCGGTCGAGAGCGCCGCGCAGATGGCGGAGGCCGTGGTGAACCTCGCGCAGGACGCGGACGTGTTTATCGGCGCGGCCGCGGTCGCGGACTACCGCGTCGAGAATCCGTCCGATTCGAAGCGGAAGAAGACCGGCAGGAAGTTTGAATTGTCGCTGGTGGAAAATCCGGACGTGCTGGGCTTGGTCGGCGCGGTGAAACGGGCGAAGCAGATTTTGGTTGGGTTCGCGGCCGAGACGGACGATCTGCTCGCGAATGCCGCGGCGAAATTGAAGAAGAAACAGCTCGATTTGATCGTCGCGAATGAAGTGAACACGGATGTGTCGGGCTTTGGGAAAGATACATCGAAGGCCGCGCTCATCGGGAGCGACGGAGTCGTTCAAGAACTTCCGCTTCTGACCAAAGAGGAAGTCGCCGAACGCATTTTGGACCGTGTCGCCGCGCTTGCGGCCAAGGCGTGA
- a CDS encoding helix-turn-helix transcriptional regulator: MSKRQKPRANRKPQTPNPEPQTRSSSPDLDPVWKALSDPTRRAILDLLRDGPRTTTDIVERFPELSRFGVMKHLDVLRDSNLVNTREQGRQRINSINAVPIRQIYERWITPFSELWAAQLLSLKREMEEK, translated from the coding sequence ATGAGTAAGCGCCAAAAACCGCGAGCTAATCGAAAGCCCCAGACCCCTAACCCTGAACCGCAAACCCGCTCCTCGTCCCCTGACCTCGACCCCGTCTGGAAGGCCCTCTCCGATCCCACGCGCCGCGCCATTCTCGACCTGCTCCGTGACGGTCCGCGCACCACAACCGACATCGTCGAGCGATTTCCCGAACTGTCCCGCTTCGGCGTCATGAAACACCTCGACGTGCTCCGCGACTCCAACCTCGTCAACACACGCGAACAAGGCCGCCAACGCATCAACTCGATCAACGCTGTCCCCATCCGCCAAATTTACGAACGCTGGATTACACCATTTTCCGAACTGTGGGCCGCGCAGTTATTGTCGTTGAAGCGGGAGATGGAAGAGAAGTGA
- a CDS encoding GNAT family N-acetyltransferase — MEFVRITSVDDPFFAKMHALMQRVFPADEVLEFDLWKGPLKDDGLRVCVAVHGGGVVGATEYRYYPDLNVAMTDFTIIGREGLGVGRYLYLKRKADLEQWARRYNKTPLGMFAEIYDPYRAEKYAFGGIKPMDPYVRREVLSHLGYKRLDFPYVHPSWTNAGGAVSELDLCFLPADDAMESLSAELIVAFLTGYYAVLANKPAEWHEMIEQLKGIQQVALLPL, encoded by the coding sequence ATGGAATTTGTCCGAATCACCTCGGTTGACGACCCGTTTTTTGCGAAGATGCACGCGCTGATGCAGCGTGTCTTTCCCGCGGACGAGGTGCTCGAATTCGACTTGTGGAAGGGGCCGTTGAAGGACGACGGCCTTCGCGTGTGCGTGGCGGTGCACGGCGGCGGCGTGGTCGGCGCGACTGAGTATCGGTACTATCCCGATCTCAACGTGGCGATGACCGACTTCACGATCATCGGGCGCGAGGGTTTGGGCGTTGGCCGGTACCTGTATCTGAAGCGCAAGGCGGACCTGGAACAATGGGCGCGGCGGTACAACAAAACGCCGCTCGGCATGTTCGCGGAGATTTACGATCCCTACCGCGCGGAGAAATACGCGTTTGGCGGGATCAAGCCAATGGATCCTTACGTGCGGCGCGAGGTGTTGTCACACCTGGGATATAAGCGGCTGGATTTTCCGTATGTGCATCCGTCGTGGACAAACGCGGGCGGTGCTGTAAGCGAATTGGACCTGTGCTTTCTGCCGGCGGACGATGCGATGGAGTCGCTGTCCGCGGAATTGATCGTTGCGTTCTTGACGGGATACTACGCGGTACTGGCGAATAAGCCGGCCGAGTGGCATGAAATGATTGAGCAGTTGAAGGGGATCCAGCAGGTCGCTCTGCTGCCGCTGTAA
- the rpoZ gene encoding DNA-directed RNA polymerase subunit omega, whose translation MSNLSVEQFEGKIDSLYRLVILAAKRATQISKPDSRPLVPVRSRKPTLVALEEVLSGKVKPRIGEGDEEDFLE comes from the coding sequence ATGAGCAACCTTTCCGTGGAACAGTTCGAGGGCAAGATCGACAGCCTGTACCGGCTGGTAATCCTTGCGGCCAAGCGGGCCACGCAAATCTCGAAGCCCGATTCGCGCCCGCTGGTGCCGGTGCGCTCGCGCAAACCGACGCTCGTCGCGCTCGAGGAAGTGCTGAGTGGCAAGGTCAAACCGCGTATCGGCGAAGGCGATGAAGAGGATTTTCTCGAATAG
- a CDS encoding YicC family protein — protein sequence MTRSMTGFGKAAGEFNGQAITVEVSAVNSRYLDCNLRLPPSWSALDPVLKQTIRKHIQRGKLTVTVNRKRTMSAAKSVKFDAGIAQQYLDAAKELTSMIGSYETLPLSVLAQLEGVLYHEEADEDLSAVEPILVEIAEEALAQLDRMRANEGKALADEIRQRIQLIRQGVAAIEARLPELNAMYEERLRSRISELRTETNITDERMAIEVALMADKSDVTEEVVRLKAHLEHLEEILGSKEPSGRKLDFLTQEVHREVNTLGVKTRDANVAKDVLGLKAEVEKMREQIQNIE from the coding sequence ATGACCCGTAGCATGACGGGATTTGGCAAGGCGGCGGGCGAGTTCAACGGGCAGGCGATCACCGTCGAGGTGAGTGCCGTGAACAGCCGTTACCTCGACTGCAACCTGCGGCTTCCGCCGTCGTGGAGCGCGCTGGATCCGGTCCTCAAGCAGACGATTCGCAAGCACATTCAGCGCGGCAAGTTGACGGTCACGGTCAACCGCAAGCGCACGATGTCCGCCGCGAAATCCGTGAAGTTCGACGCGGGAATTGCGCAACAGTACCTCGACGCGGCCAAAGAGTTGACGTCGATGATCGGCAGCTACGAAACGCTGCCGCTCAGCGTGCTCGCGCAGCTCGAAGGCGTGCTGTACCACGAGGAGGCGGACGAGGACCTGAGCGCGGTCGAACCCATCCTGGTCGAGATAGCGGAGGAGGCGCTGGCGCAGCTCGATCGCATGCGCGCGAACGAAGGCAAAGCGCTCGCGGACGAGATTCGGCAGCGCATCCAACTTATACGGCAGGGTGTCGCGGCGATCGAAGCGCGGTTGCCCGAGTTGAACGCGATGTACGAGGAGCGGTTGCGCTCGCGCATTAGCGAACTGCGCACCGAAACGAACATCACCGACGAGCGCATGGCGATCGAAGTCGCGCTGATGGCGGACAAGAGCGACGTGACGGAAGAGGTTGTGCGGTTAAAAGCGCACCTTGAGCATTTGGAAGAGATACTCGGTTCGAAGGAGCCGTCCGGGCGCAAGTTGGACTTTCTCACGCAGGAAGTACACCGCGAGGTCAATACGCTTGGTGTGAAGACGCGCGACGCCAACGTGGCCAAGGACGTGCTCGGCCTGAAGGCCGAGGTCGAGAAAATGCGCGAACAGATTCAGAACATCGAGTGA